From Prosthecobacter vanneervenii, one genomic window encodes:
- a CDS encoding 3-deoxy-7-phosphoheptulonate synthase, with protein sequence MSQSHPTDDLRVAEILPLIQPALLMHEFRLGELESAFVEESRKRAEAILTLKDDRLLVVVGPCSIHDTKSALEYGQHIVQAREKYGKDLEIVMRVYFEKPRTTVGWKGFINDPHLDGSFDINAGLRGARDLLIKLTKRGIPAGTEFLDVITPQYIADVVAWGAIGARTTESQVHRQLASGLSMPVGFKNGTDGGIQVALDAIEAAKGQHCFLSVTKDGVAAIVNTKGNNACHVILRGGKGGTNFDAASIKTVADQLTARGLPASVMVDCSHGNSLKDYRKQPIASASLAEQISGGSKAITGVMIESHLVEGRQDTKPGQPLTYGQSITDACVSWATTEAMLEELASAVRERRSRK encoded by the coding sequence CTGCTCATGCATGAGTTTCGGCTGGGCGAACTGGAGTCCGCATTTGTCGAAGAGTCGCGCAAGCGTGCGGAGGCGATTCTGACGCTGAAGGATGACCGCCTGCTGGTGGTGGTGGGGCCGTGCTCGATCCATGACACGAAGTCTGCGCTGGAATACGGGCAGCACATCGTGCAGGCCCGCGAGAAATACGGCAAGGACCTGGAGATCGTGATGCGCGTGTATTTTGAGAAGCCGCGCACGACGGTGGGCTGGAAGGGCTTCATCAATGACCCGCATCTGGACGGGTCGTTTGACATCAACGCGGGCCTGCGTGGTGCGCGTGATCTTTTGATCAAGCTGACGAAGCGCGGGATTCCTGCGGGAACGGAGTTTCTGGATGTGATCACGCCGCAGTACATTGCGGATGTGGTGGCGTGGGGCGCGATCGGCGCGCGCACGACGGAGAGCCAGGTGCACCGCCAGCTGGCGTCCGGGCTTTCGATGCCCGTGGGATTCAAGAACGGAACGGACGGCGGCATTCAGGTGGCGCTGGACGCGATCGAAGCAGCCAAGGGGCAGCACTGCTTCCTGTCTGTGACGAAGGACGGCGTGGCCGCCATCGTGAACACGAAGGGCAACAACGCCTGCCATGTGATTCTGCGTGGTGGCAAGGGCGGCACGAACTTTGACGCCGCCTCCATCAAGACAGTGGCCGACCAGCTGACCGCACGTGGGCTGCCGGCGAGCGTGATGGTGGACTGCAGCCATGGCAACAGCCTGAAAGACTACCGCAAGCAGCCGATCGCCTCCGCCTCACTGGCTGAGCAGATTTCCGGTGGAAGCAAAGCGATCACGGGCGTGATGATCGAGAGCCATCTGGTGGAAGGCCGCCAGGACACCAAGCCTGGACAGCCGCTGACCTACGGGCAGAGCATCACGGACGCCTGTGTGTCGTGGGCGACCACGGAAGCCATGCTGGAGGAGCTGGCCTCCGCCGTGCGTGAACGTCGCAGCCGCAAATAA
- a CDS encoding bifunctional heptose 7-phosphate kinase/heptose 1-phosphate adenyltransferase codes for MTFTRNCLGNLAKCRILVIGDVMLDHFIWGHVRRISPEAPVPIVEVTKEEFYPGGAANVARNISPFSPNTHLMGRVGKDMAADKLRTLLIEDRVDPAPLLVHETLPTISKARVSARQQQIVRVDREKLMPLADSELAEIEQRLRKLAPNLDAIILEDYGKGFVTTALMELVAKIAAEHKLIVTVDPSPRNPLPWAGVSLVKPNRLEAFAAAGLEDHLLPGPPLQNAELLEVGRVLLEKWNVASVLVTLGEHGMMLFERGKEPHHIPTRAREVYDVSGAGDTAIALLTLALAAGFSLQDAADIANHASGIVVGKLGTATLTPDELLAAFASKP; via the coding sequence ATGACCTTTACCCGCAACTGCCTCGGCAACCTGGCGAAGTGCCGCATTCTCGTCATTGGCGATGTGATGCTGGACCACTTCATCTGGGGGCATGTGCGCCGGATTTCGCCGGAGGCTCCGGTGCCGATCGTGGAGGTGACGAAGGAGGAGTTTTATCCTGGTGGTGCGGCCAACGTGGCGCGCAACATTTCTCCGTTTTCGCCGAACACGCATCTGATGGGCCGTGTGGGCAAGGACATGGCGGCGGACAAGCTGCGCACGCTGCTGATCGAGGACCGGGTGGACCCGGCACCGCTGCTGGTGCATGAGACGCTGCCGACGATCTCGAAGGCGCGTGTGTCTGCACGGCAGCAGCAGATCGTGCGTGTGGACCGTGAGAAGCTGATGCCGCTGGCGGACAGCGAGCTGGCGGAGATCGAGCAACGGCTGCGCAAGCTGGCTCCGAACCTGGACGCGATCATTCTGGAAGACTACGGCAAAGGGTTTGTGACCACGGCGCTGATGGAGCTGGTGGCGAAGATCGCGGCTGAGCACAAGCTGATCGTGACAGTGGATCCGTCTCCGCGCAATCCGCTGCCGTGGGCCGGGGTGTCGCTGGTGAAGCCGAACCGGTTGGAGGCCTTTGCGGCCGCCGGGCTGGAGGATCACCTGCTGCCGGGGCCGCCGCTGCAAAACGCCGAGCTGCTGGAAGTGGGGCGTGTGCTGCTGGAGAAATGGAATGTGGCCAGCGTGCTGGTGACGCTGGGCGAGCATGGCATGATGCTGTTTGAGCGCGGCAAGGAGCCGCACCACATCCCGACGCGTGCACGCGAGGTCTATGATGTCTCTGGTGCAGGTGACACGGCGATCGCGCTGCTGACGCTGGCGCTGGCCGCTGGATTTTCGCTGCAGGATGCGGCGGACATCGCCAATCATGCGAGCGGCATCGTGGTGGGCAAACTGGGCACCGCGACATTGACGCCTGACGAACTGCTGGCAGCCTTCGCATCCAAACCATGA
- a CDS encoding D-sedoheptulose 7-phosphate isomerase has protein sequence MSEQIAPLAEAWLKALRDGKKILFFGNGGSAADAQHLAAELVVRYRVNRPALAGLALTTDTSVLTAHSNDFGYETVFARQIEALAQPGDVVIGISTSGTSKNVLLGLQAANKRGCVTIAFTGEKGADCAAEAALSFKAPSGVTARVQECHLLIGHLLCDVVEQVSAE, from the coding sequence ATGAGCGAGCAGATCGCGCCGCTGGCTGAAGCCTGGCTGAAGGCACTGCGCGATGGCAAGAAGATCCTCTTCTTTGGGAATGGGGGCAGCGCGGCTGATGCGCAGCACCTGGCTGCCGAGCTGGTGGTGCGATATCGCGTCAACCGTCCGGCGCTGGCGGGGCTGGCGCTTACGACGGACACCTCGGTGCTGACGGCACACAGCAATGACTTTGGCTATGAGACGGTGTTTGCGCGGCAGATTGAAGCGCTGGCGCAGCCGGGGGATGTGGTGATCGGGATCTCCACCTCCGGGACGAGCAAGAATGTGCTGCTGGGACTGCAGGCGGCAAACAAGCGCGGGTGCGTGACGATCGCCTTCACGGGTGAGAAGGGCGCGGACTGTGCGGCTGAAGCGGCGCTGAGTTTCAAGGCACCGTCGGGTGTCACGGCGCGGGTGCAGGAGTGCCATCTGCTGATCGGGCACCTGCTGTGCGATGTGGTGGAGCAGGTGTCTGCGGAGTGA
- a CDS encoding flippase: MDASATVTESAKAGGGSLLRRLVANLGWLGAQKVFVILLGVAATGLVARQLGPTQTGLLAEAQALAVLFGVASMGVDGTVFIRHLKSHPENEAGILGGTACVLAVTGTASWLLLVCYLMWVDQGPLPLRMAAAVIGLRMCLMFPAPVALWFQAKLDTREVALANTAGTLVYRLWQVLCSLSGWSVIRIAWADVLSFSTVTLVSVRAYLKKGGSVRKWKADWRSGWAVLAESLPALVAACLVTFMSRIDVIMLRALKGEGEVGFFTAASSITESLMFLSGMMVTVFSPVLVRSFHEDAAVYARQSAACTRLTVCAGWCLALGISGMSTWIIAIVFGAAYQPAAAVLAVHAFLLVPAMLGAVTQCRLTIERRLRWLLMILVVALVLDVVLNLVLIPRMGAAGAALASVMAAVSAYAIVPVLVPATRGVGLVALGALLMPLPRRGDAGAFGGTGKI, from the coding sequence ATGGATGCTTCAGCCACAGTAACTGAGTCCGCGAAGGCGGGAGGGGGATCGCTGCTGCGGAGGCTGGTGGCGAACCTGGGGTGGCTGGGGGCGCAGAAGGTGTTTGTGATTCTGCTGGGCGTGGCTGCGACGGGGCTGGTGGCGCGGCAACTGGGGCCGACTCAAACTGGGCTGCTGGCGGAGGCGCAAGCGCTGGCGGTGTTGTTTGGCGTGGCGTCGATGGGCGTGGATGGGACGGTTTTTATCCGGCATCTGAAAAGCCACCCGGAGAATGAAGCGGGCATTCTGGGAGGCACGGCGTGTGTGCTGGCGGTGACGGGAACGGCGAGCTGGCTGCTGCTGGTGTGCTACCTGATGTGGGTGGATCAAGGACCCCTGCCTCTGCGGATGGCGGCGGCGGTGATCGGGCTGAGGATGTGCCTGATGTTTCCTGCGCCTGTGGCGCTGTGGTTTCAGGCTAAGCTGGACACACGCGAGGTGGCGCTGGCGAACACGGCGGGCACGCTGGTGTACCGGCTGTGGCAGGTGCTGTGCAGCCTCTCGGGATGGAGTGTGATCCGGATTGCGTGGGCGGATGTGCTATCTTTTTCGACCGTGACGCTGGTGTCTGTGCGGGCCTATTTGAAGAAGGGCGGGAGCGTGAGGAAGTGGAAGGCTGACTGGCGGAGCGGGTGGGCGGTGCTGGCGGAGTCTCTGCCGGCGCTGGTGGCGGCGTGTCTGGTGACTTTCATGTCGCGCATTGATGTGATCATGCTGCGTGCGCTGAAGGGCGAGGGGGAGGTGGGATTTTTCACGGCGGCGTCTTCGATTACGGAGAGCCTGATGTTTTTAAGCGGGATGATGGTGACGGTTTTCAGCCCGGTGCTGGTGAGGTCGTTTCATGAGGATGCCGCTGTGTATGCGCGGCAGAGCGCGGCGTGCACGCGGCTGACGGTGTGTGCGGGCTGGTGCCTGGCGCTGGGGATTTCCGGGATGAGTACCTGGATCATCGCGATTGTGTTTGGTGCGGCGTACCAGCCTGCGGCGGCGGTGCTGGCGGTGCATGCGTTTCTGCTGGTGCCAGCGATGCTGGGGGCGGTGACGCAGTGCCGGCTGACGATTGAGCGTAGGCTGCGGTGGCTGCTCATGATTTTGGTGGTGGCGCTGGTGCTGGATGTGGTGCTGAACCTGGTGCTGATCCCAAGAATGGGGGCTGCGGGTGCGGCTCTGGCGAGCGTGATGGCGGCGGTGAGTGCGTATGCCATTGTGCCGGTGCTGGTGCCTGCGACGCGGGGTGTGGGGCTGGTGGCGCTGGGCGCGCTGCTGATGCCGCTGCCGAGGCGCGGGGATGCGGGGGCGTTTGGGGGAACGGGGAAGATTTGA
- a CDS encoding glycosyltransferase family 4 protein, translating into MKIAMTSRLFFPLKGGVPVIVRLLANAWQRQGHEVRLLTRTAADGSDAPEADCPTIRMPTTADLLSAARWCDVVFQMEVSLKMIWPFMLFRRPCIISHQTHFADTPQVSLSRNMQRWIAACSHPVACSEVIRKSWGGHGIVIGNPYDEAVFHLPGEEEARPNQVLFVGRLVRAKGLDVLLRALAILSAQGRAVHLRVVGDEVQDGASLLPEWRQEAASLGLAEKVTFLGGRNSEEIAEEMRRARILVVPSTWQEPFGIVALEGLASGCRVVASAGGGLKDAGGPFASYFENGNAEDLARVLGPLLEAPLPDCEDAALCGHLERHRAEAVAEKFVSHFHAALGHPVACAALMA; encoded by the coding sequence ATGAAGATTGCGATGACATCGCGGTTGTTTTTTCCGCTGAAGGGCGGGGTGCCGGTGATCGTGAGGCTGCTGGCGAATGCGTGGCAGCGGCAGGGGCATGAGGTGAGGCTGCTGACGCGGACGGCTGCAGATGGGAGCGATGCGCCCGAGGCTGACTGCCCGACGATCCGGATGCCGACGACGGCGGATCTGCTGAGTGCGGCACGCTGGTGTGACGTGGTATTCCAAATGGAGGTGAGCCTGAAGATGATCTGGCCCTTCATGCTTTTCAGGCGGCCGTGCATCATCAGCCATCAGACGCATTTTGCGGATACGCCGCAGGTGTCGCTCTCCCGGAATATGCAGCGATGGATCGCGGCGTGCAGTCATCCGGTGGCGTGCAGCGAGGTGATCCGAAAGAGCTGGGGCGGGCATGGGATCGTGATCGGGAATCCGTATGATGAGGCGGTGTTTCATCTGCCCGGAGAAGAGGAGGCGAGGCCGAATCAGGTGCTGTTTGTGGGAAGGCTGGTGCGTGCGAAGGGGCTGGATGTGCTGCTGCGTGCGCTGGCCATCCTGAGTGCGCAGGGGCGAGCGGTGCACCTGCGTGTGGTGGGGGATGAAGTGCAAGATGGAGCCAGCCTGCTGCCGGAGTGGCGGCAGGAAGCTGCGAGCCTGGGGCTGGCGGAAAAGGTGACGTTTCTGGGAGGGAGGAACTCGGAGGAGATCGCTGAAGAGATGCGGCGCGCGAGGATCCTGGTGGTGCCGTCCACGTGGCAGGAGCCGTTTGGCATCGTGGCGCTGGAAGGGCTGGCGTCGGGGTGCCGAGTGGTGGCGTCTGCCGGTGGCGGGCTGAAGGATGCGGGAGGGCCTTTCGCGAGCTATTTTGAAAACGGAAATGCGGAGGATCTGGCGCGCGTGCTGGGGCCGCTGCTGGAGGCGCCGCTGCCGGATTGTGAAGATGCGGCGCTGTGCGGGCATCTGGAGCGCCACCGGGCCGAGGCGGTGGCGGAGAAGTTTGTGAGTCATTTTCATGCGGCGCTGGGACATCCGGTGGCGTGCGCGGCTTTGATGGCATGA
- a CDS encoding acyltransferase family protein — protein MVTFLRAGLGPGVTRLLLAMVVFVSHFSALAIGAPAVASFFALSGYWIAGLWEQQGGDGVRRYAGFVVSRWLRIAPLLIIAICGQAFIDAMLGVTSPASSGLLWWAAQGLIAGSASAGLVLPQQWSLDVEMQFYLLAPFLALLAGRLPRVAAWGLVGVMMALGAWMFHTGTALSAATVLPHAGFFLAGMLWRMRPPMPWAGMLQWGPVFVVAVLVAVPSVRPLLSSLHVTDAAPPEVRCAQALLMMGIGVAFLPLVLRSVRVKSSKLDRWIGDLAYPVYLFHWWFRSVVYHLRPADATALHKLMDTGMALVGTLVVSAVMLWLVDGPVQRWRRRLGGGGAEPVMVHV, from the coding sequence ATGGTGACCTTCTTGAGAGCTGGTCTTGGACCTGGGGTGACGCGGCTGCTGCTGGCGATGGTGGTTTTTGTCAGCCACTTCAGTGCGCTGGCGATTGGGGCACCTGCGGTGGCGTCGTTTTTTGCGCTGAGCGGGTACTGGATTGCGGGGCTGTGGGAGCAGCAGGGTGGTGATGGGGTGAGGCGCTATGCGGGCTTTGTGGTGAGCCGGTGGCTGAGGATCGCGCCGCTGCTCATCATTGCGATCTGCGGGCAGGCTTTCATTGATGCGATGCTGGGGGTGACGTCCCCGGCAAGCAGCGGACTCCTGTGGTGGGCGGCGCAGGGATTGATCGCAGGAAGTGCGAGCGCAGGGCTGGTGCTGCCGCAGCAGTGGTCGCTGGATGTGGAGATGCAGTTTTACCTGCTGGCACCGTTTCTGGCGCTGCTGGCTGGGAGGCTGCCTCGTGTGGCGGCGTGGGGGCTGGTGGGTGTGATGATGGCCCTTGGTGCGTGGATGTTTCATACAGGCACGGCGTTGAGCGCGGCCACGGTGCTGCCGCATGCGGGGTTTTTCCTGGCGGGGATGCTGTGGCGGATGAGGCCGCCGATGCCATGGGCTGGTATGCTGCAGTGGGGGCCAGTTTTTGTAGTGGCGGTGCTGGTGGCCGTGCCGAGTGTGAGGCCGCTGCTCAGCAGCCTGCATGTGACGGATGCCGCGCCACCTGAAGTGAGGTGTGCTCAGGCGCTGCTGATGATGGGGATCGGGGTGGCGTTTCTGCCGCTGGTGCTGCGAAGCGTGAGGGTGAAGTCCTCGAAGCTGGATCGCTGGATCGGGGATCTGGCGTATCCGGTGTATCTGTTTCACTGGTGGTTCCGGAGCGTGGTTTATCATTTGAGGCCGGCGGATGCGACGGCGCTGCACAAGCTGATGGACACGGGGATGGCGCTGGTGGGGACGCTGGTGGTGTCTGCCGTGATGCTATGGCTTGTGGACGGGCCAGTGCAGCGCTGGCGACGAAGGCTGGGCGGTGGTGGGGCCGAGCCGGTGATGGTGCATGTATGA
- a CDS encoding class I SAM-dependent methyltransferase, whose amino-acid sequence MKLLRRFLRRYLLTANTLRYRVEWPRVRDAFLKVPTGGTLFDGGAGSGEFLRLALKAGFAQKVIALEYDAQNFARLEENLGDEPRARLIRGSLLEVPLEDESVDLVMSTQVIEHIAEHEKAAAELCRILKPGGHAVITVPHPPEPFPNDDHCREGYTAEEMAALFAPYGMTALHTDYFLVRGTTDRLLAAWKMPMRGVFMPVAWADVETHLSAAERKAGTPFGILTLFRKERTH is encoded by the coding sequence ATGAAACTGCTACGCCGATTTTTACGACGCTATCTTCTGACTGCGAACACGCTGCGATATCGCGTGGAGTGGCCGAGGGTGAGGGATGCTTTTTTGAAGGTGCCGACGGGAGGAACGTTGTTTGACGGAGGGGCGGGGTCTGGAGAGTTTCTGCGGCTGGCGCTGAAGGCGGGCTTTGCGCAGAAGGTGATCGCGCTGGAGTATGATGCGCAGAATTTTGCGAGGCTGGAGGAGAACCTGGGTGATGAGCCGAGGGCGAGGCTGATCCGGGGCTCGCTTCTGGAGGTGCCGCTGGAGGATGAGTCGGTGGACCTGGTGATGAGCACGCAGGTGATCGAGCACATCGCTGAGCATGAGAAGGCGGCGGCGGAGCTGTGCCGGATATTGAAGCCGGGAGGGCATGCGGTGATCACGGTGCCGCATCCGCCGGAGCCGTTTCCGAATGATGACCACTGCCGTGAAGGCTACACGGCGGAAGAGATGGCGGCGCTGTTTGCGCCGTATGGAATGACGGCGCTGCATACGGACTACTTTCTGGTGCGAGGCACAACGGACCGCCTGCTGGCGGCGTGGAAGATGCCGATGCGCGGTGTGTTTATGCCCGTGGCGTGGGCGGATGTGGAGACGCACCTGAGTGCGGCGGAGCGCAAGGCCGGAACGCCGTTTGGAATCCTGACTCTTTTCCGCAAGGAGCGGACGCATTGA
- a CDS encoding glycosyltransferase family 4 protein, whose product MKLLIIDPNVSVSSPSMRGVVLALPFLVQRGWSIEVWCWECDEGLPVDRVVKLPRVGNVPALGLHVFGWWAQRRHRQLGRVADVVMSISPYEPNCDACLVQFSPFDWERRQRVLGMESMRDVYERAVNALGLWVARRFFRRTTARVVMAVSEAVANDLREENAALNVRLLPNSYDPRRFHAGVRDAFRGETRRRLGYEEAQRVFVFASTGHYRRKGFFLAVEAMKELRVKHPEARLLVVGGTPARLAALKKELGEECEWISYTGMVTDVERYFAAADAFLFPSYSEAFALVEVEAAACGLPLFLTPHHGAEMILEEGGNGRQIPFDAKGAANVLAEFLDGSWKPQKAMMKHAIDSETYAVRLDEMLKEAAA is encoded by the coding sequence TTGAAGCTGCTGATCATTGATCCGAATGTGAGCGTCTCCAGCCCGTCGATGCGCGGGGTGGTGCTGGCGCTGCCGTTTTTGGTGCAGCGAGGATGGAGCATCGAGGTGTGGTGCTGGGAATGTGATGAAGGGCTGCCAGTGGATCGAGTGGTGAAGCTGCCGCGTGTGGGGAATGTGCCGGCGCTGGGGCTGCATGTGTTTGGCTGGTGGGCGCAGAGGCGGCACCGGCAACTGGGTCGGGTGGCGGATGTGGTGATGAGCATCTCGCCGTATGAGCCTAACTGCGATGCGTGTCTGGTGCAGTTCTCCCCGTTTGACTGGGAGAGACGGCAGCGGGTGCTGGGGATGGAGTCGATGCGCGATGTGTATGAACGTGCGGTGAATGCGCTGGGGCTGTGGGTGGCGCGGCGCTTTTTCCGCCGGACGACGGCGCGGGTGGTGATGGCGGTATCTGAGGCGGTGGCGAATGATCTGCGCGAGGAGAACGCTGCGCTGAATGTGCGCCTGCTGCCAAACAGCTATGATCCGAGGCGGTTTCATGCGGGAGTGAGGGATGCGTTTCGAGGTGAGACGCGCAGGCGGCTGGGGTATGAAGAGGCGCAGCGGGTGTTTGTCTTTGCGAGCACGGGGCACTACCGGCGGAAGGGATTTTTTCTGGCGGTGGAAGCGATGAAGGAGCTGCGTGTGAAGCACCCGGAAGCGCGGCTGCTGGTGGTGGGCGGAACGCCTGCGCGGCTGGCGGCGCTGAAGAAGGAGCTGGGAGAAGAGTGCGAGTGGATCAGCTACACGGGGATGGTGACGGATGTGGAGCGCTACTTTGCGGCTGCGGATGCGTTTCTGTTTCCTTCCTATTCGGAGGCGTTTGCGCTGGTGGAGGTGGAGGCGGCGGCATGCGGGCTACCGCTTTTTCTGACGCCGCATCATGGGGCGGAGATGATCCTGGAAGAAGGGGGGAACGGAAGGCAGATCCCGTTTGATGCAAAGGGAGCGGCGAATGTGCTGGCGGAGTTTTTAGATGGGAGCTGGAAGCCGCAGAAGGCGATGATGAAGCATGCGATCGACAGCGAGACGTATGCGGTGCGGCTGGATGAGATGCTGAAGGAGGCGGCGGCATGA
- a CDS encoding glycosyltransferase family 4 protein, whose protein sequence is MSAGKPRLLMVGHMYATAFNRRKLNPLADDFEVTCVTWELNETKLFGLPLAVFEKEDHEPRYELVRLPVWPRRAGITRYVHEGLSRVMREKAYDVVLVDSEPWGLIRWQVWAMTRMMQPWAMFGEFTWENVERCGLKGGVLSVIYRLAACTHDFSISGNQACRAILLKHGAKAEMNLVAAQLGVESADFRPATAAEKAELRVKLGVAKEGFLVGFCGRLNAEKGIRELLAAVEEVRALMPERDVRLALLGHGLMDDELKAMRAEKRWLDVLAPRPHREVAEFMRSLDLFVLASKPVHEGPSVWEEQFGHVLIEAMAARVATLGSASGAIPEVIGMEEAVFAHSDAKALADVMARWVRDDEGRERLAEAQRQRTLANYTHEALGRTWSDFLLKNLKKRRLVS, encoded by the coding sequence ATGAGTGCGGGAAAACCGAGGCTGCTGATGGTGGGGCACATGTATGCGACCGCCTTTAACCGGAGGAAGCTGAATCCGCTGGCGGATGATTTTGAAGTGACGTGTGTGACGTGGGAGCTGAATGAGACGAAGCTTTTTGGGCTGCCGCTGGCGGTGTTTGAGAAGGAGGATCATGAACCGCGGTATGAACTGGTGCGGCTGCCGGTGTGGCCGAGGCGCGCGGGCATCACCCGGTATGTGCATGAAGGGCTGAGCCGGGTGATGCGCGAGAAGGCGTATGATGTGGTGCTGGTGGACAGCGAGCCGTGGGGGCTGATCCGGTGGCAGGTGTGGGCGATGACGCGGATGATGCAGCCGTGGGCGATGTTTGGTGAGTTTACGTGGGAGAACGTCGAGCGGTGCGGGCTGAAGGGCGGTGTGCTGTCGGTGATCTACCGGCTGGCTGCATGCACGCATGATTTTTCAATCTCGGGCAACCAGGCGTGCCGTGCGATCCTGCTGAAGCATGGGGCGAAGGCGGAGATGAATCTGGTGGCGGCGCAGCTGGGGGTGGAGAGTGCGGATTTTCGCCCGGCGACTGCGGCTGAGAAGGCTGAACTGCGGGTGAAGCTGGGTGTAGCGAAAGAGGGATTTCTGGTCGGGTTTTGCGGAAGGCTGAATGCCGAAAAGGGAATCCGCGAGCTGCTGGCTGCGGTGGAGGAGGTGCGTGCGCTGATGCCGGAGCGTGACGTGCGGCTGGCGCTGCTGGGGCACGGGCTGATGGATGATGAGCTGAAGGCGATGCGGGCGGAGAAGCGGTGGCTGGATGTGCTGGCGCCGAGGCCGCACCGTGAGGTGGCGGAGTTTATGCGTAGCCTGGACCTGTTTGTACTGGCGAGCAAACCGGTGCACGAGGGACCGAGCGTGTGGGAGGAGCAGTTTGGGCATGTGCTGATCGAGGCGATGGCGGCGCGTGTGGCGACGCTGGGCTCTGCGAGCGGGGCGATCCCGGAGGTGATCGGGATGGAGGAGGCGGTGTTTGCGCATTCGGATGCGAAGGCGCTGGCGGATGTGATGGCGCGGTGGGTGCGTGATGATGAGGGCAGAGAGAGGCTGGCGGAGGCGCAGCGGCAGCGGACGCTGGCGAACTACACGCATGAGGCGCTGGGGCGGACGTGGAGTGATTTTCTGCTGAAGAACCTGAAGAAGAGGAGGCTCGTGAGCTGA
- a CDS encoding FkbM family methyltransferase, with protein sequence MSFFEKLRRAVRDALPPALGLCLTLRANPLLGLAFLIFRRRFHLGGMVFEVPLEGRSWSSLATYWFDDYEAPEREFCQKLIRAEDRVCELGGCLGIVSMTINRRLAAPEGHVVLEANAELVPFLERNRERNGGRFSVMHAAIGDGNPVALDVSHGLLTSTRAEGEKAGKMEMVASCTLEDLCAKRGPFDVLVMDVEGAEQQVILGEGEAWRGMRLIILEWHPPLIGMEMIERGRRALEGAGFRCVESRQGDLHIVEAWEKPET encoded by the coding sequence ATGTCTTTTTTTGAAAAGCTACGACGGGCTGTGCGCGATGCGCTGCCGCCTGCGCTGGGGCTGTGCCTGACGCTGCGGGCGAATCCGCTGCTGGGGCTGGCGTTTTTGATCTTCCGCCGACGGTTTCATCTGGGTGGTATGGTGTTTGAGGTGCCGCTGGAAGGACGGAGCTGGAGCTCGCTGGCGACGTATTGGTTTGATGATTACGAAGCGCCGGAGAGGGAATTTTGCCAGAAGCTGATCCGAGCGGAGGACCGGGTGTGCGAGCTGGGCGGGTGTCTCGGGATTGTGTCGATGACGATCAATCGCAGGCTGGCGGCGCCGGAGGGGCATGTGGTGCTGGAGGCGAATGCGGAGCTGGTGCCGTTTCTGGAGAGGAACCGCGAGCGGAACGGAGGGCGATTTTCGGTGATGCATGCGGCGATCGGAGATGGGAATCCGGTGGCGCTGGATGTGTCGCATGGACTGCTGACGAGCACGCGTGCGGAGGGTGAGAAGGCCGGGAAGATGGAGATGGTGGCGAGCTGCACGCTGGAGGATCTGTGTGCGAAGCGGGGGCCGTTTGATGTGCTGGTGATGGATGTGGAGGGGGCGGAGCAGCAGGTGATTTTGGGTGAAGGAGAGGCGTGGCGCGGGATGAGGCTGATCATTTTGGAGTGGCATCCGCCGCTGATCGGGATGGAGATGATCGAGCGCGGGAGAAGGGCGCTGGAGGGGGCGGGCTTCCGATGCGTGGAGAGTCGGCAGGGAGATCTGCATATTGTGGAAGCATGGGAGAAGCCGGAAACATGA